From a region of the Desulfomicrobium escambiense DSM 10707 genome:
- a CDS encoding MFS transporter, producing the protein MSLIHNTFSARTALPEEVKRLGWVSFFMDVASEMVYPVVPLFLTAVLGAPVAVLGAIEGIAEVIVSIMKGVSGWHCDKLGRRVPYIRWGYGLGAISKPFMAMAFSWPMILLARAVDRTGKGLRTTARDALIADAVDASRGGQAFGFHRMMDTAGAMIGVLLATMLLFLLPGHYRTIFLIATVPGLAAVWLTFRLREAAKTPTGAPSPSRVPLGGKPWSGLPQAFWLTLAPLLVFAFANSSDTFLILRAKDLGLTDTQSIMAYLLFNLVYALSAYPLGILSDRMGRWKMVLTGWTLYGFVYLGVANAGMGDVWWLFALYGLFMGLTEGVGRALIRDRIPEDRKGTAMGIFHMGVGLMMLAGSVTAGLCWDLIGSRAPFVLGGSAAFLAVIVALAVRPKIRAAV; encoded by the coding sequence ATGAGCCTCATACACAATACATTCAGTGCGCGCACGGCCCTGCCCGAGGAGGTCAAGCGCCTCGGCTGGGTCAGTTTCTTCATGGATGTCGCCTCGGAAATGGTCTACCCCGTGGTTCCGCTCTTCCTGACCGCAGTGCTCGGGGCGCCCGTGGCCGTGCTGGGTGCCATCGAAGGCATCGCCGAGGTCATCGTCAGCATCATGAAGGGCGTCTCCGGCTGGCACTGCGACAAGCTGGGCAGGCGCGTGCCGTACATCCGCTGGGGCTACGGGCTGGGGGCGATATCCAAACCGTTCATGGCCATGGCCTTTTCCTGGCCCATGATCCTGCTGGCCAGGGCCGTGGACCGCACCGGCAAGGGGCTGCGCACCACGGCCAGGGACGCCCTGATTGCCGACGCCGTGGACGCGTCCCGAGGTGGCCAGGCCTTCGGCTTCCACCGCATGATGGACACGGCCGGGGCCATGATCGGCGTGCTGCTGGCCACCATGCTCCTTTTCCTGCTCCCCGGCCACTACCGGACCATCTTCCTCATCGCCACAGTGCCGGGCCTTGCCGCCGTATGGCTGACCTTCCGCCTGCGCGAGGCGGCCAAGACCCCGACGGGCGCGCCTTCCCCGTCCCGAGTGCCGCTGGGCGGCAAGCCGTGGTCCGGGTTGCCGCAGGCCTTCTGGCTGACCCTGGCCCCGCTTCTGGTCTTCGCCTTTGCCAATTCCTCGGACACCTTCCTCATTCTGCGCGCCAAGGATCTGGGCCTCACCGACACGCAGTCCATCATGGCCTACCTGCTCTTCAATCTCGTCTACGCGCTCAGCGCCTACCCGCTCGGAATATTGAGCGATCGCATGGGACGCTGGAAGATGGTCCTGACTGGCTGGACGCTGTACGGCTTCGTCTATCTCGGCGTGGCCAATGCGGGCATGGGGGACGTGTGGTGGCTTTTCGCCCTGTACGGGCTGTTCATGGGGTTGACCGAAGGCGTGGGCCGCGCGCTCATCCGCGACCGCATACCGGAAGACCGCAAGGGCACGGCCATGGGCATCTTCCACATGGGCGTAGGGCTCATGATGCTGGCCGGCAGCGTCACGGCCGGACTGTGCTGGGACTTGATCGGGTCGCGCGCGCCGTTCGTGCTCGGCGGCTCGGCGGCCTTTCTGGCCGTCATCGTCGCCCTGGCGGTTCGTCCGAAAATCAGGGCCGCGGTCTAG